From Pseudomonadota bacterium:
CTGCTGTTGCTGCCGGCTGTTGTGGCGGTCGGCGGGGATGTTTCGTCTGCTGGGGTTCGTTATCCCCGGGTTCATTTTCTTAATGTGGGAGAAGGGGCGGCGACGCTGATTGAAACCGGAAATAACAAACATATTCTTATCGATTGCGGTAACGTGATTACCGGAGCCCGGATACTCGATTTCTGCCGTCGGTTTGGAATCAAAGACCTGGATGCTTTGATCATTACTCATCCCCATGCCGACCACATGGGCGGTGTTTTTCAGTTACTGCCGGAGTTGAATATCAAGCGCGTTTATGACAACGGTCAGCCAATCCCGGCCGTCCCGCAATGTGATATTTTTCGCTGGTATGCTGAAGCCGTGCGGCGGCTGGCATTCTATGAAATATTACGCCGGGGTGATCAGTTGATCTGGCCGGGGGTGGTGATTGACGTTCTCAGTCCGACTGATACTTCAGGAAAAAACTGGAATGACAACGCCCTGGTTCTGCGGGTCAAAGCCGGCGATTCCAGCCTGCTGCTGATGGCTGATGCCGGCAAGCGGGTGGAAGTTGCCTTGATGACTGCCAAGGTTGATTTGCGGGCCGAGGTGCTGCAGGTGGGACATCACGGCGCCGCCGACGCTTCATCGCCGGCTTTCCTGCGGGCCGTGTCACCACGGCTGGCGGTTATTTCCGTCAACAAAGACAATGTTCGTGGCTATCCGGCTCCGGAAACCATAGCCCGGTTGCAGCGGTTGGGTATCAAAACGATTCTGACCTATCAAGATGGGGATTTTGTTTGGTCTTGTAGATGAGTGTAACCTGGGTTGTTCCCCCACTAAACACCGAAATTTTTAAAAAATATGGGGAGTGTCCCTAATTTTAAACAAACAGCTCGGCCTGTTGCAAATCAGGTGCTGCGGAGTCTTTGGCAGAGAGAATCGGGGTGCCATGATCCAGAGGCCAGTTGATGCCGATCTCAGGATCATTCCAGGCCAGGGCCCGATCGTATTCAGGGAAATAAAAATCAGTGGTTTTGTAAAGGACTTCAGCGGTTTCGGAAAGAGTCAGGAAGCCGTGGCCGAACTTTTCAGGAATCCATAATTGCCGGTGATTGGTAGCTGAAAGGCGGACACCGAACCATTGGCGGAAGGTTGGCGAGTTTTGCCGCAGATCAACGGCGACATCAAAAATCTCGCCCGCCACCACCCGCACCAGTTTCCCCTGGGGTCGGTTAAGCTGATAATGCAGGCCGCGCAGGACATGTTTTTGCGAGCTGGAATGGTTGTCCTGGACGAACGGCCGCTTTAATCCGGTTTCTTTTTCCCAGCTTAGCTGGTTAAAGCTTTCATAAAAAAAACCGCGTGGGTCGCTGAAAACTTTCGGTGTTATAATGAGAACTTCGGGAATTTCAGTTTTGCTTACTTTCATGTTTTAGAACTCCGCCAGTACCCGTTCAAGATAATCCCGGTAGGTTGACTTTGGGGTTTCAAGTACCAGTTTTGCCATTTGCTGCCGGTCGATATAGCCCATTTCCAGGGCAACCTCCTCAAGACAGGCAATTTTCTTTCCCTGCCGGGCTTCCAGGGTGCCGATAAAATGGCTGGCTTCCAGCAGGCTCTTGTGGGTGCCGGTATCCAGCCAGGCAATGCCGCGCCCCAGCCTTTCCACCATCAGTTCTCCCCGGCACATATATTCCAGGTTGACATCGGTGATTTCCATCTCTCCACGTTCCGAAGGCTGCAGCTTTTTACAGACTTCCACCACCCGGTTATCATAAAGATAGAGG
This genomic window contains:
- a CDS encoding MBL fold metallo-hydrolase, whose protein sequence is MKSYCFTVIIFLLLLPAVVAVGGDVSSAGVRYPRVHFLNVGEGAATLIETGNNKHILIDCGNVITGARILDFCRRFGIKDLDALIITHPHADHMGGVFQLLPELNIKRVYDNGQPIPAVPQCDIFRWYAEAVRRLAFYEILRRGDQLIWPGVVIDVLSPTDTSGKNWNDNALVLRVKAGDSSLLLMADAGKRVEVALMTAKVDLRAEVLQVGHHGAADASSPAFLRAVSPRLAVISVNKDNVRGYPAPETIARLQRLGIKTILTYQDGDFVWSCR
- the rfbC gene encoding dTDP-4-dehydrorhamnose 3,5-epimerase, with product MKVSKTEIPEVLIITPKVFSDPRGFFYESFNQLSWEKETGLKRPFVQDNHSSSQKHVLRGLHYQLNRPQGKLVRVVAGEIFDVAVDLRQNSPTFRQWFGVRLSATNHRQLWIPEKFGHGFLTLSETAEVLYKTTDFYFPEYDRALAWNDPEIGINWPLDHGTPILSAKDSAAPDLQQAELFV